The following is a genomic window from Paenibacillus sp. FSL R5-0766.
CAAGGCATTGAAGTATCTATGACAGAGATTGATTCCCACCAGATATGCCAAGTACATTTTTTAATAGCGTGGAAGAGAAAAATAGAAGAGGATATTTCTACTTGGTTAGCTGTAGACCAGCCCACGAAAGAAATCTTAAAGGGAGAAGATATTTGGTAAACGATAAACGAAAATAGTATATAAAGATCAAGAGATACATCCTTGATCAAGTAGTGGAAGAAGTGTGGTACTTTACATAAAAATAGAGGATAAATTTTGATATACGTCTAAGGTAGAAGGAGAGAATGTAATTGAACAACATAAACTCTCATAATTGCAATCTAAATATAAGATATGACCTGCCTGATGAGTTGTGGGCTAAAGTTTCTAAAGTATATGAGCGGATGCCAGGGTGGATTGGTTATAAAAGTGGAATTCCATATTGGTTTGGAACTGAAGAGGATGATGTTTTTATTGAAGCATCCGTTGAGCCTAGTGGATTATCATTTTATGCACAGATGAATAACGATGATTGGACTTCATGGATAGAAACGTTCAAGTTGGAAGCGTCAAAAATATTAGGTTTTGATGTTGGTGATCCTGAAGATGGATATATGTGATGAAAAAGGAGGATGAACAGGTGAATGAATATGGTGCATTACTTGAGTCAAACGGTCGTTATGCTTTGAGGTTTGAACGATTTCTTCATCAAAATCCAGAAGATGTTTTCCTTGTTATCACGAAGCCTAGTTCCTTCGCCCAATGGTACCCTTTCGCAACAGGAGAGATGGATCTGAGAATTGGTGGCAGGATTGCCTTCGATGATGGTGAAGGAACGACATATGAGGGGACCATTACAGAGTTAGAAAAGCCATATGTATTTGGGTTCCGTGAAGTTGATGATCTGATTAACATTTCATTGCAGAAAGAAGATAAAGGATGTCGAATGATCTTTACCCATACGTTTAACGATGATTCATGGGCAGTGAACACGGCCGCAGGATGGCATAGGTGCCTGGATGTATTGGTCCAAATTATCAATGGTAGACCCATTCAGTGGCATGATAACTCAACTGAGCTGCGTGAAATCTATAGTGAATTATTCAAGATAAAAGATTAACAGAATTAAAAAAGTTATTTCAATATAACACCCTACCTCAACGTTGATCAGCATAGTGGGGTGTTATCGTGACTAAGGATTCGTGTATATTCTTTCCAATAACGAACGAAGCATTGCAAAAAACAGTATTCACCTACCGTGATACGATAATTAACGATAACTAGCCAAAAGTTATACGAAATTGCCGAAAGGATTGATGGACGTTGATTCAAGGAGAATTAATTTATAAAACAATAGACTCTTTAAAGAAAAGATTAGAAAATAATAAATTACTAGAATTGCAACTTCAAGAAGGTTATTTAACTCAAGCTACCTGTCAGTTTAATGAAGCAGCAGATGAAAGTGATTTATTGGAATTCCAAAGGAAGTTAGGGTATAAACTTCCCAATGATTATATTAACTTTTTGAAGACAACCAATGGTTGCTCATTATTTGACCATCCGCAATACGGTGGAGAATCATATTTATATAAGTGGCAGGATATTGAAGAATCAACGTACGAGGAACCAACTGATGGGTACTTAAAGATAGCATATATATACCAAGATAATATAATAATTGATCTGAAAGCATATAGCCAAGGCTCAAATAATTACTTAATGGTTAAGGGGCACATAGATCATTTTCATGAGTCGAGGCCCTTGAATATGAACTTCGAGTTGTGGTTCGAACGATTTATTATCAGTCAGGGAGATAAGTTTTGGGAATGGTCAATATATACGGCAGAAAATTATTATAGATTAAGAGGATAAAATATTGAAGGAGATTTCTGAGGAGTACTTTCAAACTAGAGGGTTCGTGAATACAGGAACGTTATGTGGAATTGTATTAAAAGAGTTGAAGTAGGTGAGTTCAGTGGTGGAGAGGAAATTCAAAAGTTATTTTTTTTATATTGTTCTACTGTCAGTTCCATTTGTAGTATTAGAGATTTTACTTTTATTAAAATATCCTAACACCGGATTAGGCAGGATTATAAGCTTGCCCATGACCTTTTTGGTGAATGGTATGATTATTCTGATCTTATCTAGTTTAGTTTATTTTTTGCTTAAATACACCGGATTTAAAGTTGTTAGGCGAGTTATTCTAGGATTAACGATATGTTTAACTCTTATTGTAACAGTATGGTTGTATCCGCAGGATTCATCCAAACATATTTCAAAAACTATAGTAGAAGATATCAAGAGTTTATGGAGTAAATAAGGAATTTAATTGTGAAACAGATAAAATCAATTTACTAAGATATTGGATGTGACTGTATGAATCATGAACTATTCAATAAAATCAATGGATATTTAGAAGGGGTAAGTAATTTAATTACTCACTTCGGAGGATGTTATGGGCACGAATATCAGTTTATAAAAATTGATTCGCCAATAGAACGAGCAATAGAACTTCATAATACTAATGGTAATTTAAAAGATCACAAAGATATTAAATATGTAGGACTAAGCGAATTAGATGATTGGAAGGATGAGATATTTAATATTACCGCAAGATGGTTTTTCTCTTTATTTCGCTTACAAAATTTTGGCGTAAGTGTTAAATATCCGGACACTGATGGAGAAACGCCTGCAGAACTAAATAAAGAGTCAAATAACGTGAGTAATAAACTGATTAAACTGTTGGAAGAATTCTTTGAAGGGTCAAATGTTAAAGCTTATAGACTGGTAACAGAGGTTGAATGGAAAGATGAGTTTGATTGGGAACAGATTTATTTTTCGCTAGGTAATGAAGTATTTATCTTAGATCTATATCAGTGGGGTTAATGGACAACTTTGCACTTCTCAATCTGTCGAATCATTCCCGTTGGTATTTAATAAGTGTTAAAGGAAATTAACAAGTCAAAAAAATAAAATAATGATAACTTGTGAGGCATTATGAAATTAATAAAATTAAAGGGCACTAAAACTGAAGAAGATATAAGAAGAGAATTAGTAGGATCGCATGAGTCATTATTTAATGATGAAATAAGATCAGGTTTGCTTTCAGTTATTAAGAGGTTTTTTCCACAAATGAAAACTGCCTATATTTTGTTCTGGATACCTGAACAAGGGGAAGATATTTTTTCGTTGCTGATTAATAACGATACAATTGCAAAAGTAGAAATCGATCGCTACGACCACGATATTAAACCTATAATTGAAAGCAAACAACTAGACAATACCTATTTAAAAGGACTTAGGAAATATACACGGATTAGACTAGCGATCGCACTTGAACTTGCAAACACGGATCTTAAAAATGAAGAAAAAAATTAAAGGAGTTTCCGAATTGAAGAATCAAAAGCGTTTAATGATTTTACTATTTCTTTTAACAATACTCGCCCTAAGTGGATGTATTTCATACAGTGTGAAGACAGATAAAATTGTTGAGGACGGGTTGATAATAAACTCAAGTTCATTTGGACTGGGAGAGAGCGAAGAAGAGGCAGGTATTACAGTTGTAACATACAATTTCACTCTTCGAAATAGAACCAATAAATCAATAATGTTAGAAACAGTTGAACCGATCTTGAGTAAGGATATTCAGGAGCGATTAATTGATAGGAATATTAAATTGGACATAAATATGAAAATTGATGGTAATAGCTCGGAAGAACTGACAGGTACTTTTAAATTAGATACTAAAGGGCTTGATAAGAAGGGATAATCAAGTTAAACATTAATGTTAAAGAATTTAATATAGCATTTGAACAAGTCATAGGAATGAATGAAGTAAATAACTAATTTGAGATGACTTTAAGAAAATATATCTAACAACGAGGTGTATTCTTATGGAAAGAAAAAAAGATGATAACAATCAGATGGGTGTAATTCCAGAGCACCATAGCCCTGTTCGACATATGCTTAATGAAGCAAATGGACTACCGAGCAATCAATTTATAGACAGTTTTAAGAAAGCTCAGGATACTCCAGATGCATATGTAATTATGGAAGGTGATGATGGAGGACAAATCTACTTGTCTTGCCCTATGAAACTAGTAAATTGCAGTGAGGAGACATTACATACTCTATTAAAAGATTTAGATACCATTGCATGGGACTGTAATGAGGGAGAAGGCCAAGGACTATTTTACGAAAAACTCTTTCCTGGTGATGGGATTAGTGGAGGTATGGGGGGAGGAGATGTTGAGGAAGGACTATGGATTCATGAAGAATTTATAGATTTACAATTATATGATGAAATTCATGAAGTCATATTAGGCAATAAAGAAAGAATAACAAAGTAATAGAATTAATGAATCTTAAGGGCCTTCAACATCGGATAACAAAGTGTTAATGTTGTGGATTGGCAAACTGTTGAAATACTTCATACGGTGTTAAGCAAAATATGTGAGGTGAGTTATGGGCGTAAGAAAAAAATATAAACGTAAAATCGTTCGCTCCAATCGATTATTTTATTGGTATGTTGAACCGGATATTGACGATGAAGGGATAATCAAATTACATATCGTTTCTGAGGATAAGAAGTTAATCGTCACTTATGAAGTGGGACAACACAGTATTAAGAACAAGCCCCCATTTATAGTCATCATCGGAGAAGAATTCGAAGGCTGGACGTTAGAATATATAGGATACAGAAGAGTACTAACACCGAAATGGAGCGATGAGATCATCACGCCAAAATGGATAGGTGAAATCATTGATTGGTGTCTCTTGAAAGACAAAGAAATAAACATCGTTAATTGGAAGGGCGAAATTCTCCGACATCTCTCCTAAATGGAGTGTAAATGCATTGGAGAAATAACTTAGATTCATGTGGACTCTTTTGAAAACGCATACGTGAAAAAAGAGTATGTAATTAACATTTAAAATAAAAGGAGAGAAGCTAATGCAGATGAATCGTGGATATCACACTGTAAACAAATTAATTGCTTGTGTTTTGTCATTCATATTTATCATTATGGCAATAGCGGTATCTGCCCACGCTGAAGAGAAACAGGTTGAGACTACACCATCCAGGATTCCTTTATCCAAGTTAGAGGAAACGATTGATGCTTATGTTGCATCGTATGAGAAGTATACCGCTGCCGTTTCGGTTGTAGCTATCAAAGATGGTGAAACCATTGTGAATAAGGCATATGGTTACGCAGATATTGAGAATCAGCGAAAGGCGGACACCTCTACGGTTTTTGAATGGGCTTCCATCTCGAAACTGTTGGTCTATACGAGTGTGATGCAGCTTGTCGAACAAGGAAAGCTTGATTTGGAGACCGATATCCAAGAATATCTGCCAGAGGGATTTTTCAAAAAGCTGAAATATGATGATCCGATTACGCTAATGAACCTGATGCATCACAATGCGGGGTGGGAAGATCAAACAGCGGCTGAGGTGTTTTATTACTCTGAGAATGAAACGTTAGAATTAGGAGAAACGTTGCGTAAAAATGAGCCGAAACAGATCTATAAACCGAATAGCATAGTGGGTTATTCGAACTACGGCGTTGGTCTAGCTGGTTACATCGTGGAAGAGATAAGTGGACAACCTTTTTATGAATATGTTAATCAACATATATTTAAACCTCTTCATATGAACGACACCTCGATTCATCCAACGGGGCAAGATCATCCGGACGTAGTACGAAGAAGGAGTGAGGTTGAAGGATATACGAAAGATTTGAAACTGATCCCTGAGAACAGAGTATACGTAACGTTTTATCCTACAGGGGCAGCGATTGGGACAGCAGAAGATTTAGGGAAATTTCTTGCAGCGTTGATGCCTGTAGATGATAGCAATGTTTTATTTAAGAACAGGGATACGTTAAACGAAATGTTGTCAACAAGTCTATATTATGACGGGACTTCTACTCCGCGATTTGCGCATGGGTTCGTTGAGATGGAATACTGGGTGCCTACACTGATGCACGAGGGGAATTTGAAAGCATTCTCCAGCAAAGTTGTCTTTGATCCCTAATCTAAATTTGGGATGGTAGTCATGACAAACCAGTCTTTTGAGGAAATTTATTATTATGGACTTATTAAAGAGATTTTCGGTGATAACGTCAATTCTAATAGAGTTACTTCGGAGGGGGGAGGATATTTTCAATCCGCACGACGGGCAGCATCTAAATTTACTAATTTATTTACGGCCCTTGATATAAGGAAATTCACAAAAGCTGAATTAAGTAGTTCTTATCATGTTGTCGAGCATAATGGTGTTGTTGATAAAATTTCCTTTACTCCTTATATTGATTACTTGCCTATATCGAATGTAAAGGTAAACTTGATTAAGATATCTTTTATCCCTGCTGTGCTTGCCGCCATTTTTACTTTAATTGCTTTGATCGGCTATGTAATCCAGATGCTTCTTAACAAACTAAATAAACGAAGAAAATCTACCACCAATTTTAATAAATATCATCTTGCAATTAACTTTGCAGGTGTGGCACTCCTTCTAAACCTTTTCATCCTACAAACGAAGATTAGTTTTCCAAATTATCCTGGTTATTCTTCGTTACGGATCAATTTAATGTTTAATCTACTTTATGTGGTTCTAGCAGTCGCGTATCTTGGCTTTCTTATGTTCAAACTGCGGAAGAACAGTTACAGCAAAAAGCAAAAGGTGATGTACATTATGTCTGGCATCTCGGCGTTCATCTTGGCTGCTTTTATTGTGGGATGGAATTTGTATGTTTAGGGTGTTGTAGATAAGTTTTAAGCTTACCCTATTTATGAGCTGGTTAGGCGTTTTGATTTTCCGTGATTTCATTAATATTTAAGACAATCATTATGAAAGTACATTGAAAATGTTGGGTCAGTATAGGATTGAAGCTAGTCCATACTATAGTTCAAATAAATGGAATTCACATCGTACACTAAGAAACAAAAATAAACAGAGAAACGATAACGAAGGGAATAAATAATATGATGAGTAAATTAAAACCTATAGAATGAAACATAGAAAAGATGAATCTAGTGAAGATAGAGATCTCAGAAAAGGTGAATGAAACATACCGTACGGAAACAAACTTTTTGAAGTTAATTTGCAGAGAGGCAGTTACCTTGTATAACATATTAATCATGCATCGGACATTTGTCCTTGGTCCGGTGTTCGCAGGACAACTAGCATAAGCTAAGTAGAGAATATAGGAACGTTAGCAGAAAATAATACAAGGGAGATACACTTATGGATTTATTTATAATTCCGGCAAAAGAAGTGAAAGATCAAATTGTTGGTATTGTCGTGTTTTTATTATTTATTAGTTTAATAAGTTCTTTTAACTGGCGGGATAGAGATTCAAAGTGGGACCATGGTGCAGTTTATATTGATTTCTTTAAAATAATTTTTTATTCAATACTTGGATTATTAACTCTCTACCTACAATATGATGATGTTAACAAGTCACTAAAATGGAGTCTTGAGGGAAGAAATTTATCTTTCGCTGAGATCCTTGTCGTTATCTTGGCAATAATTGAAGTTATATCAAATATATTTAGTTACTTTCAGAGACAAAAAAATATACAAGATACAGTGAGTAAAGATATAAAGAGAGAGTTTGAAAGACATCAAAAAGAATATGAAGAAAAGAGAGCAAATGAAAAAAGGCAGGAGGAACAACTATATATGAAAACTCAAATTGAGCTTGAAAGAAAAAATACAATGCTCCAATTAAGGCAACGAAGACTTCAACAATCAACAAAAAAGAGATTTAAATATAAGTAAGTGAACATTTCTGTACGCCATTCCACGCATTGGAGACTAGCGGCTCCTCGAGCGTTTGAAGAAATGCGGCGCACCAATTAAGAGTATAGCGGAGCCTTAAGTAGATGAGACTTTGTGGATACAACAACGTGATCTAAAAGATATTTCAATTTCATAGATAAGGATGATTCATTTGGAACAAGGACTTATTGTGGTTTTGAACGGAACTTCAAGTTCGGGAAAGACGTATTGAATTTTGTGAATGAGGTTGATAGTTTTTATAAGGGCAGATCAATATCCATACCGCTTTTATGTCTGGGATAACGCGTCTGACAGACGCAGGTCCAATAACAGACCAAGAGCAACTAGAATTGTTAATATGGTCTTTTAAGATTAGTAGAATAAAATTTACATACCCATCCTGTGTATCAATTTTAATACACGATTGAAGAATGGACGAAGATCGTGTAATGGCATGTAGAAATGGAAACTATTCAGCCTTTTATGTAAGTGAACCTTTTTGCGGAAGTAATCTAGGAGCTGCTGCTGCCAAAGATTTATCTTATAACATGTTGCTGGGCGTGGAGAGCGAAAGAAAATGAGTTTCCTTTTGTAGACTCTCATAATAAAAATTAAATGTTAGAGATGGTAGTAAGTGAGGGGGGAATCTCAAACCACGCTTACATGATAGACTTAGAAAATTTAAAAACATTATCTTGTTTTTAAATTCAGCAACAAAAATTAATCGAGCCTTGAAAAAAAGAAATAAATTATGGAGTCGGTACCTTGAAATTACCAGTACTCGTTGTTTTATCTAGAGTATAAAAAAAGAGATATAATTAACTGTGGATCGAAACAGTTAAATAACAAATAAAAAATTATGGGCTAATTCACCTGCTTTTTGAGACCAAAGAGAGGTTTAACTGAACTGTACCCTATAGAGTAGGTACTCTCTATGGGTATTTTGGTTGTACGGAATGGAGATACAATTACATGAGCAAAAAATGTTTACGATATACGAAGTGAAGCAACCTTCTGGACATCCGTAAATTAACTCAGTATCAAGAAGAATAAGGATTTTTGACTTTTTTTATTGTTTACAATATAATTTGATGATCGGATACTTATCCGTATTATATATCATAATAATAAAAGGTGGCATCATTCATGAGGTTTATACACTTCATTGATGCCCGTGGCTGCAATCCAGTAACTGAATATCTTTCCACTCTTCAGAAGAAGGAAGTTTCAAAGGTTGCCAAATACTTAGGTGTTGTCAACGAACATGGTACACGAATCGGAGATCCATATGTGGGTCACATCCAAGGTAAAATATGGGAATTGCGTCCGGGGAATTACCGTATCCTTTTTTTCGTTTGGGGAGATAAATTCGTTCTTACAAATGCATTTCGTAAAAAGGGAGAAAAAACTCCAGAAAATGAAAAAGCAATTGCAGAGAAACGATTTAAAGATTGGATTAAACAATACGGGCACAATTAAGAGTAGGGGACAATCCCCTACTCCCCTTGATGGGGAGTAGTGTGAATGATGATGCGCATATAGCACGAGGGAAAATTATAAAAGAAAGGAGTCGACAGGAGACGGAAAACAAAAGAGGAGATTTCGTACATTGGTCGGATGTTCGAGGTCAGTTTCTTGATAGTGATGATCAGTTCAAGGTTGATGTGTTTATTAAGTACATTAGTCACTTGGTGATGCGTCGAAAAGATCTAAAGTTAACACAAGAGGCAGTGGCAAAACGTATGAATATTACCCAAGCTAATCTTGCCAGAATTGAGAGAGGAGACGCGGTCCCAAAACTAGATACTTTTTATAAACTAATTACGGCTTTAGATATGGAACTTAAGTTAATTCCAAAAGATAATTTTGTTGATGATTTTACAGGTGAGAAATAAAATGAATTTTGAGAAAGTAAAAAAAACTTTTTATTTGGATGGGACTTTCAATGTATTTAAATAATAAATTATCTATTCTGGAGGAAAATAAAATGATAACAAAATTTTATATAAGTTGTTTTTAAAATTAGATATATAAACAAATTAGATAAGTATATGATGGAGGAACTAAAATGAGAATATATTAGTATATTAATTAATTACACTAATTTTATTTATTAATGAAGAAATTTAAGATTTTTTATTGAATTAAGACATGTTTAGATTCACATGCTATCTAAACACTGCAAAAAGGGTTGGTGCATCATGCGCCAACCTTTTTGGTTTGTATTCAGTGAAATTTATATAATGGATTTTCTACAAATAAAGTTGATATTAAATTATAGAACTCTCTTTTTTGATTTATTCTCAGAACAAAAACTCATTGATATTTCCAAATCTTTAGCGATCATCACGAATTCGTTGAACTTCTGAGGTGAAAACTGATCTGTCTGATACTTAGTTCCAGTTTTGCGAACTTATGAGCAGTCCTCTATGATTGATTCAATTTCTTTTGTTAAAGGCTTCCACTCAGAAGTCGATACTATTTTAGCTAACGGATGGTTTAATCGGTATTATTTATTTTAATTCGATGTCCGCATTAAAATGATCACTTAATTTTGTACAATCTGGATGAGACAGAGATAATAGAGTATAACATCGGGCTTAGAAAATTGCTTATAAGAGACTGCTCATGTCTAGCATTAAAAAACACGATACAGTTTAGACCCATCAGAGAGGTGGATGTATGAGCCGGTTGCTTGACTTATTGGAAGAGGAACGGCGCAAGCTTAATCAGCTTGGTGAGGCATCCTTGAAGCAAGCGATTCCGTTGTGGGACAATCCCGAGGTTCAGGAACAGAGCCGAAGGGTGGATGAACTGGTGGCACGAGTGAGTGAAATGAAGGCGAGACATAGCTGAGTTGCACGATGATGAGCGAGGTACATAATGCATAGGGGAGGAGAAGCAATGAACTTTCCACCGTGGTTGGAACAAGCGATTCGGGCGAGGCTGGATGAGGTGTCTGCCCGAATCGAGCATGACCCTGAATTGAGTCGTGTACATGAGGAAAAGGACGAAGCGTTTGAAGCTTTGTTTGCAGGCAAGAATGTTGAGCAGACACCTGAATATACCGAGTGGGAGAATCGTTACATTGTCAGCAAAGGCATAGAGAATGAGCAGTTGTACATGCAAGGACTGAGGGACGGCATTCAACTCACAGTATCCTTGCTAGGTGTGTCGATGCCGGAGGAGATTGATACGGAGTCTTGATCCACTAACGCAAACCCATAAGTCAGGGGGAGCGACCCCGATCTTAACTTAAAAAACCAGCCGAAGCGGTAAATTACACGCTTCGGCTGGTTTTTAACGCTCTACTTTTCCAAAATCCAATTCTTACTTCGCGCTTACCGACTTAAACCAATCATTCACTTCTTGCGTGATCTGATCCCCGCCATTGGATTTCCAATTGGCGACGAATTGGTCAAAGGCATCAATTGGCAGTTTGCCGT
Proteins encoded in this region:
- a CDS encoding aspartyl-phosphate phosphatase Spo0E family protein — its product is MSRLLDLLEEERRKLNQLGEASLKQAIPLWDNPEVQEQSRRVDELVARVSEMKARHS
- a CDS encoding serine hydrolase domain-containing protein → MQMNRGYHTVNKLIACVLSFIFIIMAIAVSAHAEEKQVETTPSRIPLSKLEETIDAYVASYEKYTAAVSVVAIKDGETIVNKAYGYADIENQRKADTSTVFEWASISKLLVYTSVMQLVEQGKLDLETDIQEYLPEGFFKKLKYDDPITLMNLMHHNAGWEDQTAAEVFYYSENETLELGETLRKNEPKQIYKPNSIVGYSNYGVGLAGYIVEEISGQPFYEYVNQHIFKPLHMNDTSIHPTGQDHPDVVRRRSEVEGYTKDLKLIPENRVYVTFYPTGAAIGTAEDLGKFLAALMPVDDSNVLFKNRDTLNEMLSTSLYYDGTSTPRFAHGFVEMEYWVPTLMHEGNLKAFSSKVVFDP
- a CDS encoding SMI1/KNR4 family protein; the protein is MIQGELIYKTIDSLKKRLENNKLLELQLQEGYLTQATCQFNEAADESDLLEFQRKLGYKLPNDYINFLKTTNGCSLFDHPQYGGESYLYKWQDIEESTYEEPTDGYLKIAYIYQDNIIIDLKAYSQGSNNYLMVKGHIDHFHESRPLNMNFELWFERFIISQGDKFWEWSIYTAENYYRLRG
- a CDS encoding helix-turn-helix transcriptional regulator codes for the protein MNDDAHIARGKIIKERSRQETENKRGDFVHWSDVRGQFLDSDDQFKVDVFIKYISHLVMRRKDLKLTQEAVAKRMNITQANLARIERGDAVPKLDTFYKLITALDMELKLIPKDNFVDDFTGEK
- a CDS encoding SRPBCC family protein, which translates into the protein MNEYGALLESNGRYALRFERFLHQNPEDVFLVITKPSSFAQWYPFATGEMDLRIGGRIAFDDGEGTTYEGTITELEKPYVFGFREVDDLINISLQKEDKGCRMIFTHTFNDDSWAVNTAAGWHRCLDVLVQIINGRPIQWHDNSTELREIYSELFKIKD
- a CDS encoding type II toxin-antitoxin system RelE/ParE family toxin, coding for MRFIHFIDARGCNPVTEYLSTLQKKEVSKVAKYLGVVNEHGTRIGDPYVGHIQGKIWELRPGNYRILFFVWGDKFVLTNAFRKKGEKTPENEKAIAEKRFKDWIKQYGHN